The Euphorbia lathyris chromosome 2, ddEupLath1.1, whole genome shotgun sequence genome includes a window with the following:
- the LOC136216498 gene encoding uncharacterized protein isoform X2 — translation MGCFLGCFGFSSKRKRRKQANRVQPGEQRFGSYEPLDSASANLDVTEKPLNLDSELKAESRKPKEPFNYKIRKKVSFNLNVQTYEPIPKEEDSERFSDDEGSSKETEKERESQSLSDGDSTAEKMASYPSNYRYRNCIHSYDEEDEIAFEESDLDDEDYDDLEEDEDDYDDDTACLRVSQQEQVYEKFKSLSVNRDSLTELNGGEDRSEYVHSVLKPVENLSQWKAVKAKAMPLVKRQRKENIALEQEEIAVDASLSNWLGCESNKNISSCSWRSREDMPILDFTSLEA, via the exons ATGGGTTGCTTTCTTGGCTGTTTTGGCTTTTCTTCCAAGAGAAAGCGCAGAAAGCAAGCAAATCGAGTTCAACCTGGAGAACAA AGGTTTGGTAGTTATGAGCCTCTGGATTCAGCTTCTGCAAATCTCGATGTAACAGAGAAGCCCTTGAATTTAGATTCTGAGCTCAA GGCTGAGAGCAGAAAGCCCAAGGAgccatttaattataaaattaggaAAAAAGTTAGCTTTAACTTGAATGTCCAGACTTATGAACCAATTCCAAAAGAAGAAGATTCAGAACGTTTCAGTGATGATGAAGGGAGTAGCAAAGAAACTGAAAAGGAAAGAGAATCTCAGTCTCTTTCTGATGGTGATTCAACAGcagaaaaaatggcatcttATCCCTCTAATTACAGGTATAGGAACTGTATTCATAGttatgatgaagaagatgaaataGCATTTGAGGAAAGTGACTTGGATGATGAGGATTATGATGatcttgaagaagatgaagatgattaTGATGATGATACTGCTTGTTTGAGAGTTAGCCAGCAAGAACAAGTATATGAGAAATTCAAGTCTTTATCAGTAAATAGAGATTCATTGACAGAGTTGAATGGTGGAGAAGATAGGAGTGAGTATGTTCATTCAGTTCTAAAACCAGTAGAAAATCTGAGTCAATGGAAAGCAGTGAAGGCTAAAGCAATGCCACTAGTTAAACGGCAGAGAAAGGAGAATATAGCATTAGAACAAGAAGAAATTGCAGTTGATGCAAGCCTCTCAAACTGGTTGGGTTGTGAGTCAAATAAAAACATATCATCATGTTCATGGAGAAGTAGAGAAGATATGCCTATTTTAGATTTCACTAGCTTGGAGGCTTGA
- the LOC136219505 gene encoding uncharacterized protein — protein sequence MDKGANDANGFTNNSMLIADSEKVENHHTDEREDDSESNTLLPPRTGGMSRNPKRVRRKVQWNDNNGNKLAEVLVFEPSDHSDSEEEEADSCICNIM from the exons ATGGATAAGGGTGCTAATGATGCTAACGGATTCACGAATAACTCTATGTTGATTGCGGACTCCGAGAAAGTTGAGAATCATCATACTGACGAAAGAGAAGATGATAGTGAATCGAATACTTTGTTACCTCCTAGGACAGGTGGGATGTCACGGAATCCCAAGAGAGTGAGGAGAAAAGTTCAGTGGAACGATAATAATGGGAATAAGCTTGCAGAGGTTTTAGTATTTGAACCAAG TGATCATAGTGATTCTGAAGAAGAGGAGGCGGATTCTTGCATCTGTAACATAATGTAG
- the LOC136216498 gene encoding uncharacterized protein isoform X1, whose amino-acid sequence MGCFLGCFGFSSKRKRRKQANRVQPGEQQRFGSYEPLDSASANLDVTEKPLNLDSELKAESRKPKEPFNYKIRKKVSFNLNVQTYEPIPKEEDSERFSDDEGSSKETEKERESQSLSDGDSTAEKMASYPSNYRYRNCIHSYDEEDEIAFEESDLDDEDYDDLEEDEDDYDDDTACLRVSQQEQVYEKFKSLSVNRDSLTELNGGEDRSEYVHSVLKPVENLSQWKAVKAKAMPLVKRQRKENIALEQEEIAVDASLSNWLGCESNKNISSCSWRSREDMPILDFTSLEA is encoded by the exons ATGGGTTGCTTTCTTGGCTGTTTTGGCTTTTCTTCCAAGAGAAAGCGCAGAAAGCAAGCAAATCGAGTTCAACCTGGAGAACAA CAGAGGTTTGGTAGTTATGAGCCTCTGGATTCAGCTTCTGCAAATCTCGATGTAACAGAGAAGCCCTTGAATTTAGATTCTGAGCTCAA GGCTGAGAGCAGAAAGCCCAAGGAgccatttaattataaaattaggaAAAAAGTTAGCTTTAACTTGAATGTCCAGACTTATGAACCAATTCCAAAAGAAGAAGATTCAGAACGTTTCAGTGATGATGAAGGGAGTAGCAAAGAAACTGAAAAGGAAAGAGAATCTCAGTCTCTTTCTGATGGTGATTCAACAGcagaaaaaatggcatcttATCCCTCTAATTACAGGTATAGGAACTGTATTCATAGttatgatgaagaagatgaaataGCATTTGAGGAAAGTGACTTGGATGATGAGGATTATGATGatcttgaagaagatgaagatgattaTGATGATGATACTGCTTGTTTGAGAGTTAGCCAGCAAGAACAAGTATATGAGAAATTCAAGTCTTTATCAGTAAATAGAGATTCATTGACAGAGTTGAATGGTGGAGAAGATAGGAGTGAGTATGTTCATTCAGTTCTAAAACCAGTAGAAAATCTGAGTCAATGGAAAGCAGTGAAGGCTAAAGCAATGCCACTAGTTAAACGGCAGAGAAAGGAGAATATAGCATTAGAACAAGAAGAAATTGCAGTTGATGCAAGCCTCTCAAACTGGTTGGGTTGTGAGTCAAATAAAAACATATCATCATGTTCATGGAGAAGTAGAGAAGATATGCCTATTTTAGATTTCACTAGCTTGGAGGCTTGA